In Deefgea piscis, the genomic window GGTGAGGCGAGAGCCCACCAAAACGGCAAGTGCGATCAACAGTAGGGCGTTGAGCGCTAAGATCAGTTTGTAGTATTGCGAAGATTCTGAGGTATTTCCCGAGGCCGAAGCCAAGAGAAATAATAAAATCGTACCCAAAACGCCGAGAAAAATTAATAGTTTTTTCATGGCACAGGCTCGGCTGAGGGTGTGCTGACGGGACGTTGTAATTCATGCCAGCCAGAGTCGAGCACCCAGTCTTCATCACCTAAAGCGGTGAGTTGATACGATTTGGGTAATAGCGAGTGATCTAAACGAAAGCGAATTTTGCCAGCAAAGTCGTCGCTATCAATATTGCTGCCTTCAAGCACAGTCCAGCCGCGAATAATACTCAGTGCGACCAGCGCTTCTTCGGCGCTATTAAAGCTACGAGTGAGGCCACTGGTATTGAGGCGATATTGTCGGGTAAGCGGCTGGTAGCTGAGTCGATAAGTGATACTAGCGGTGGAATTAAAGCTGTCGGTTAAATTGCGATACCAAGCATAAAATTTAGGTTTTGTAAGTTTAAATTCGTAGGTAAATGGCAGTGAAAGACCATTTTTTAATGCGGTCTCGATTTCTGGCGATAGGGTGACTAAATAACGCCCCGCTAGCTCGATATGATTGCCATTGAATTCAACTTCGGATTTGATGGTTTTAATGCTGCCGGCATGCGCATAGTATGCGCATAGCAGCAGCAAGATACCCAACAGGTATCGCCAATTACGATTTAGAGAAAAGCGCGTAATAAAAACCATCATGTTCCGCGGTGGGTAATAACTGGCCATCAAGTGACAGGCCATTCGGTAATGCGCTCGCGGGTAATTCTAAGCGCTTTGCATCGGGATGACGGAGCGCAAAAGCCTCAGCTGAAGCGGCATTTTCTATAGGAAAAACTGAGCACGTAGCGTACAGTAGTTTGCCGTTTGGCGCTACGAGTGGCCATAATGCATCCAGGATTTTTGCCTGTTGGCGTGCGAATTTTGCCAAGTCATCATTGCGGCGCAACCATTTAATGTCAGGGTGGCGACGCGTAACCCCAGTTGCCGAGCAAGGTACATCGGCGAGTATTCTATCAAATTGCTGACCGTCGTACCAAGTATCTGGCGCTGAAGCATCACCTTGCAGTAAGGTGGCGGTTTTGTTGATGCGATTTAAGTTGTCTTTAACGCGTTGCAGACGCGTTGCATCGTTATCGAGCGCAGTGAGGGTGACGTTGGCGGTCTCTAGAATATGGCAAGTTTTGCCACCCGGCGCGGCGCAAGCATCTAGTACGCGCTGACCGTCGTGTAGGTCAAGTAACTTAGCTGCAACTTGCGCACCCCAATCTTGCACTGAAACCCAGCCGGCAAAAAAGTGTGGTAAAAAATCAACACTTACAGGGCGTTTTAAACTAATTGCCGAGTCATCAAGGGCAATTGCTTCGATATTGGCAGCGTTCAGTAGAGCCAGATAATCATTGAGCGTGGTGTGCGCTGGATTGACGCGTAGCGTCATTGGCGGGTGTTGATTATTGGCATTTAAAATGGCTTCCCATTCTGTTGGGTAGGCCGATTTCATGGTTTTAATCCACCAAGCTGGGTGTGAATACAAACCCACTTCATTGGCTTGCGCACGACGGACTAATTCGTCCTTGCCGCGTAAAAAGCTACGTAAAACGCCATTGACCAAGCCCTTGCCAAAGCCGCTGCCAGTTTGTGCTGCGACTTTGACGGCATGGTCAACAATCGTGTGTGACGCCGCACGCGTGAATTGCAATTGATAGACGGCAATGAGTAACAGTGCTTTGAGTTCAGCTTCGTGCAAAGGGCTACGCAGCAGCTGCTTGAGAATGCCTTCTATTAGACCAAGTTGGCGCAAAGTGCCATAACAAATGTCTTGAATCGCGCCGCGCTGACCCGATTCAAGGTTGGGGTTGCTGCGCCAGACCGCATTGAGGGCTTCGGTTAGATTTTGACCGGCCAAAACATGGGCCACGGTTTGTCCGGCTAATTTTTGGGTAATAAACATAATAAGCTTCCAAATAATGAGCCCGACCAGATGTCGGGCTTTGGGGTATTGAGTAAGGGATCTTTTTTTATAAGGTTTGCCGATATATACCTATCCGGTGTACCTGATGTTGTGTTGTGCCATATTGCGTAAACGCGCCACCCGTTCACTGGTGAGTGGGTGGGTACGAAATAAATTTTGTAAGCCACCACCGTGCAGGGGATTCACAATCATCATCTGTGCGGTTTCAGGGTGTGCTTCAGCGGCGTGCATTGGAATGCCACTCGCAAAAGCTTCAATTTTAGTTAAGGCATCGGCCAGCGCTGCAGGGTCGCCAGAAATGCGCGCGCCACCGGCATCGGCTTCAAATTCACGCGCTCGAGATATCGCCATTTGAATCACACTGGCCGCTAGTGGTGCGAGCATGGCAACCGCAATGCGTGCGATCGGGTTGATGCTGTGTCCGTTGCTATCACGGCCGCCAAAGAGCATGGCAAAATTAGCCAGCGCCGAAATAGCGCCAGCCATGGTTGCTGAAATGGTTGAAATTAAAATATCGCGATGCTGTACGTGCGCTAATTCATGCGCCATAACGCCACGTAATTCGCGGTAGCTCAGTGCTCGCATAATGCCCGTTGTGGCGGCAACGGCGGCATTTTCAGGATTACGCCCAGTCGCAAATGCATTGGGCTGGTCTTCATCAATCACAAAGACTTTTGGCATCGGCAGGTCCGCATTACGCGCCAGCTCTTGGACCATGGTGTAAAGCTCAGGGGCACTTCGCGCATCAACTTGATGTGCGTTGTACATTTTGAGCACCATTTTGTCGGAGTTCCAGTAAGCGAAAATATTCATGCCGCCACCAAAAATCAGCGCCATTAACATCCCGCTTTTGCCGCCGATTACGCCGCCAATCAGCATGAACAAGGCCAAAATCGCGGCCATTAGCAGCGTGGTTTTAAACCAATTATCCATGTTTTTGGCTCCTGTTGATGTGAATGAAATTAAGCACCAAATTGCTGACCGATAGTGAGTGGCGAGCCACTTAAAAAAGCCGCTGCGCTTAGGCGCTTGCCACCGGCTTTTTGGAGTTCAGTGACACGTAGTGCGCCCTCACCGCAGGCAATCATCAGCGCGTCTTTTTCCACAGCAATCAACGTGCCTGCTGAGCCTTGATCTGCAATGGCAGTCGCTTGCCAGAGTTTGATCGTTGCGCCATCCAGCGTGGTTTGGGCGCTAGGGAAGGGGTTGAAAGCACGAATTTTAAGCGCTAACTGACTGGCCGATTGCGTCCAGTCGATTTGGGCTTCTTCTTTTTTGAGCTTTTCAGCATAGCAAACACCAGCTGCCGGCTGAGGGATTGGCGTCAAATCCGTCAGTTGTGCCAAAGCACTCACAATCGCGCTGGCGCCTTGTTGCGCTAATTTGTCATGCAAAGTTTGTGCATTGTCGTCGTGCGCAATCGGCGTGACGTGGACACTGAGCATGTCGCCCGTATCGAGCCCGGCGTCCATTTGCATAATGGTGATACCGGTTTCGGTGTCGCCCGCCATGATCGCCCGTTGAATTGGCGCGGCACCACGCCAGCGAGGCAGAAGTGAAGCATGAATATTTAGGCAGCCAAGACGGGGCAGATCGAGAATGATTTGTGGCAGTATGATCCCATAAGCCGCAACCACCATCACGTCCGCCTCGATACCCATCAAAGGCGCTTGTTGCTCCGCTGTGCGTAGTTTTTCGGGTTGATAGACCGGAATCTGGTGTGCTTGGGCGACCATTTTGACTGCCGACGGTGTGAGTTTCATGCCACGGCCACTAGGGCGATCGGGCTGCGTGAGTACCAGAACGATCTCATGCCCAGCAGTAATTAGCGCTTTGAGTGCTTCAGCCGCAAAATCAGGCGTGCCTGCAAATATAATTTTCATGGGTTTATGTGCAAAGTGAATGGATGTGAATGCCCTCATTAGCGGCGAAGTTCAAGTTATTAAGCAAACTTAGACCAGTTACATCGTGCGTTTTTGGTTTTTTTTGATTTTTTGTAGGATGCGATTGAGTTTGAGTCGCGATAATTTTTCAACAAAAATCTTGCCGTTAAGATGATCCATTTCATGTTGAATGCAAATGGCCAACAAGCCATCGGCTTCGAGTGTAAACGGCTGGCCGTGTCGATCGAGCGCTTTAACGGTCAGCGTTTGCGCGCGCTCAACTTCTTCGTAAATGCCCGGTACCGAGAGGCAGCCTTCTTCGTACATGGTGTGACCATCGGCGACGATGATTTCTGGGTTGATCAACACCAGCAAGTCGTTTTTATCTTCAGAAATGTCGATCACAATCAAGCGCTGATGAAAATCAACTTGCGAGGCGGCAAGGCCAATGCCCGGTGCGGCGTACATGGTTTCTGCCATGTCATCGATTTGGCGTTGCAGAACTGTATCAAAAACAGTCACGGGCTGAGCGATTGTGTGTAAGCGCTCGTCGGGATAGTGCAGAATGTTTAGAATTGCCATGTGTGCTTGCTAGACCAAAAGTTGATATGCAGAATTAAAAATAGAGATAATCTATAGCGTTGTATTATATTCGATATGGGTCGGGGTGGTTGGATATCAAGATCATATCGGTGAACTTCTTTGAATTTTTGCTTGCAAGGTCCGATGACCGGTAAGCTTTGGGCTTAAATAATGATGCGTAAATCCATTGTATCGCTGCTATTAGCGGTTGGTTTTTTATCCGCGCCTGCCGTGGCAGATGAATTGAAGTTAGCTAAAAATGCACCGGATCGTTATGTGGTGGTCAAGGGCGATACATTGTGGGGGATATCTGGCAAATTTTTAAGCCAGCCTTGGCGCTGGCCAGAAATCTGGCAATTAAATAAAACCGATATTAAAAATCCGCACTGGATTTACCCTGGTGATGTGATTGTCTTGGATACCTCAAGCGGCCAACCGCGGCTTAAACTATTGAAAAGTCAAAAAGTAGATGGTCGCGGCGGTAACGGTAAATTAAGCCCTAGAATTCGTGAAACCACTTTGACGGGTAATGCGATTGCAAGCATTCCCTACGCCTCTATTGAGCCTTTTTTGAGTAAACCATTGGTGATGAGCGTCGAGGATTTTACTGCTGCGCCACGGATTGCTGCGGGGCCTGATAGCCGATTGTTGTTTGGCCCGAATGATCAAATTTACTCTGTGGATTTGGTCGATGCGCAGCCTGGTGAAACTTGGCAGGCGTTCCGCAAAGGTAAACCATTGGTGGATCCAGATAATCCAAAGGAAGTGATTGGCATCGAAGTCACCTACTTGGGCGATGTTCGGGTTAAGCGCGAGGGTGATGTGACCACAATGACGGTCGTCAATAGCAAAGAGGAAATTTCAGTCGGCGATCGCTTGATTCGTTCGCCTGAAAAACAATTTATCAATTACGTACCGCACTTGCCTGCCCATACCATCGAAGGCAAGGTAATTTCTACTTACGGTGGCTCAACTGAAGCGGGTTCTTTAACGACTGTGGTGCTCAATCGCGGTGCTCTCGATGGTGTGGATATGGGTACGGTGCTGTTTAGCTATAAGGCGCCAAGACTCATTGCTAAAGAAACCAGTGCAGAACCAACACGATTTACACCTCCGATTAAGAGCGGTAATTTATTTGTATATCGGGTTTTCCCAAAAGTCGCGTATGCGCTGGTGATGGATAGTACATTGCCGATCAATGCTGGCGATACCGCGAAGGCCAGTGCAGCGGCAGAATAATATTGCTCACCGCTGAACTTCAAGCTTGGCTACGACTCTCTTTAGTTCCTGGACTAGGGGTTCGTAGCCAATTGCATTTATTGCGTGCATTGGGTGAGCCTGAACTGATTTTTTCTGCGTCACGCAGCGCATTAAAAGATCTAATATCTCCGCAACTGATTGATGCCGTGTTGACCGCCGCTGTGCCAAGCTATGCTGGTATCGTCGAGTTAACTCAAGCTTGGCTGAGTGAACCTCAGCATCATTTATTAACATTAAATGACGCTCTATATCCTGCTTCTTTGTTGTCACTACCCGATCCCCCGATTGTGTTGTATGCCAAAGGGGACTTGAATTTACTTAAAAAGCCCGCACTCAGTATAGTAGGGAGTCGAAACGCCACACAGCAGGGGATTGAGCATGCCCAGCAATTTGCTGCGCATTTATCCAATGCGGGACTGTGTATTGTGAGTGGCATGGCCAGTGGTATTGATGCTGCAGCACATCGTGGTGGATTAGCCGGCCGTAGCTCGAGCATTGCAGTGGTGGGAACGGGGCTGGATCGGATCTATCCTGCCAGTAATCGTGAACTCGCCCATCAGTTGGCCGCAGAAGGTTTACTTTTGTCTGAGTTTGCTTTGGGCTCGCCGCCATTGCCGATGCACTTTCCACAGCGAAATCGAATTATTGCGGCCTTGGGTTTAGGGTGCTTGGTGGTTGAGGCGGCATTGGGTAGTGGGTCATTGATTACGGCGAGGCAGGCGGTTGATCTTGGCCGAGAAATTTTTGCAATTCCCGGTTCAATTCACTCCCCGCAAGCGAAGGGTTGCCATGCTTTGATTAAGAGTGGTGCTAAGCTAGTGGAGTCGGGGGATGATATTTTGAGCGAACTAAGTTTTGGTAATGATTTATTTTCAGTGACCGCTACGCCTAAAAAACAGGCGCAGCAGCCGGTGGCTGAGGATGAGTTTTGGCAAGCTTTAGGTTGGGATCCCGTAGATATCGAGACTTTAATTCTGCGAACTGGCTTGACGAATGTCGCTCTGTACGAGATTCTGTTGGGTTTTGAATTGGAAGGGAAGCTGGCTTCTTTGCCTGGCGGACGCTATCAACGCATTGGCGGAGGGGTTTAATACAGATTATGTTAGAAGTGCTTGCTTACCTTTTTGAGCAGTTTTATAACGCAGACGGCTTGCCTGATATGTCTCAATTGGCCAAAAAATTGTCTTTGGCTGGCTTTGAAGGTGAAGATATACATGACGCGCTGACGTGGTTGTCTGAGCTCAAACAAATTGATGTTGCTCCCTACAAATTACTTGATTGCAGTGAATTTGGCTTTCGCTCCTTGCATCCAATGGAGCTAGAAAGACTAAGTGAAGACGCGGCAATATTTATGCACTCTCTGGATGCGACGCGAATCTTAAGTGCGGGCGAGCGCGAATTAGTACTTGATCGACTTTGGCGTGAACCAGATGGTGAAGTCACTGTAGAAAGAATTAAATTAATAGTTTTAATGGTGATTTGGCAAAAGCGTGATGCTTTAACCAATCTCCTAATCGAGGAGTTGCTGTTTGGCCGTGAAGGTTTTGCTTTGCATTAGACCACGCGGTGCCACGCACTCCAGTTTTTGAATCTCTGCTGCCTTGGGGAACCATGCCGGCCAATCTCTTAATCGTTGAGTCGCCTTCGAAAGCGAAAACACTACAAAAATATTTGGGCAAAGATTTTCAAATCCTTGCTTCTTATGGCCACGTGCGCGGATTAGTGCGTAAGTCGGGCTCGGTTGATCCTGAAAAAGACTTCAAAATGAAGTATCAGATCATCGAAAAAAATAAAAAGCATGTAGATGCCATCTGTGATGCTGTTGAAGCCGCTGACCATATTTATCTCGCATCCGATCCGGACCGAGAAGGTGAGGCTATTTCTTGGCATATTATGGAAATTTTAAAAGCTAAGAAATTAATCAGCCCAGAAAAAACCTTTAAACGCGTCGTTTTTCATGAGATTACAGAATCTGCGGTACTGCAGGCCGTCGCTAATCCACGGGATATTGATTTTAATTTGGTCAATGCGCAGCAAGCACGAAGCGCTTTAGATTATTTAGTTGGCTTTAATTTGTCGCCGTTGCTATGGCGCAAGGTCCGTACAGGTCTCTCAGCAGGCCGAGTACAAAGTCCGGCATTGCGCTTGATTTGTGAGCGCGAGGCTGAAATTCGCGCATTTAATGCGCAAGAATATTGGTCAATCCACCTTGACACTAAAAAGGGTCGCAGTAAAGTTGCTGCGAAACTCACCACGTGGCAAGGTAAAAAACTCGATCAGTTTGATATTCCAAATGAAGCGGCTCAGGCCACTATTTTGGCGGGTTTAGCTGATTTACCGGCTCAAGTGCACTCGGTTGAAAAGAAAAAGAAATCGCGCAGTCCAGCCGCGCCATTTACTACGTCAACCTTGCAACAAGAAGCGGTACGTAAATTAGGTTTTACTACCGATAGAGCCATG contains:
- a CDS encoding DUF4390 domain-containing protein gives rise to the protein MGILLLLCAYYAHAGSIKTIKSEVEFNGNHIELAGRYLVTLSPEIETALKNGLSLPFTYEFKLTKPKFYAWYRNLTDSFNSTASITYRLSYQPLTRQYRLNTSGLTRSFNSAEEALVALSIIRGWTVLEGSNIDSDDFAGKIRFRLDHSLLPKSYQLTALGDEDWVLDSGWHELQRPVSTPSAEPVP
- the rsmB gene encoding 16S rRNA (cytosine(967)-C(5))-methyltransferase RsmB, whose protein sequence is MFITQKLAGQTVAHVLAGQNLTEALNAVWRSNPNLESGQRGAIQDICYGTLRQLGLIEGILKQLLRSPLHEAELKALLLIAVYQLQFTRAASHTIVDHAVKVAAQTGSGFGKGLVNGVLRSFLRGKDELVRRAQANEVGLYSHPAWWIKTMKSAYPTEWEAILNANNQHPPMTLRVNPAHTTLNDYLALLNAANIEAIALDDSAISLKRPVSVDFLPHFFAGWVSVQDWGAQVAAKLLDLHDGQRVLDACAAPGGKTCHILETANVTLTALDNDATRLQRVKDNLNRINKTATLLQGDASAPDTWYDGQQFDRILADVPCSATGVTRRHPDIKWLRRNDDLAKFARQQAKILDALWPLVAPNGKLLYATCSVFPIENAASAEAFALRHPDAKRLELPASALPNGLSLDGQLLPTAEHDGFYYALFSKS
- the htpX gene encoding zinc metalloprotease HtpX; protein product: MDNWFKTTLLMAAILALFMLIGGVIGGKSGMLMALIFGGGMNIFAYWNSDKMVLKMYNAHQVDARSAPELYTMVQELARNADLPMPKVFVIDEDQPNAFATGRNPENAAVAATTGIMRALSYRELRGVMAHELAHVQHRDILISTISATMAGAISALANFAMLFGGRDSNGHSINPIARIAVAMLAPLAASVIQMAISRAREFEADAGGARISGDPAALADALTKIEAFASGIPMHAAEAHPETAQMMIVNPLHGGGLQNLFRTHPLTSERVARLRNMAQHNIRYTG
- the fmt gene encoding methionyl-tRNA formyltransferase, giving the protein MKIIFAGTPDFAAEALKALITAGHEIVLVLTQPDRPSGRGMKLTPSAVKMVAQAHQIPVYQPEKLRTAEQQAPLMGIEADVMVVAAYGIILPQIILDLPRLGCLNIHASLLPRWRGAAPIQRAIMAGDTETGITIMQMDAGLDTGDMLSVHVTPIAHDDNAQTLHDKLAQQGASAIVSALAQLTDLTPIPQPAAGVCYAEKLKKEEAQIDWTQSASQLALKIRAFNPFPSAQTTLDGATIKLWQATAIADQGSAGTLIAVEKDALMIACGEGALRVTELQKAGGKRLSAAAFLSGSPLTIGQQFGA
- the def gene encoding peptide deformylase — translated: MAILNILHYPDERLHTIAQPVTVFDTVLQRQIDDMAETMYAAPGIGLAASQVDFHQRLIVIDISEDKNDLLVLINPEIIVADGHTMYEEGCLSVPGIYEEVERAQTLTVKALDRHGQPFTLEADGLLAICIQHEMDHLNGKIFVEKLSRLKLNRILQKIKKNQKRTM
- a CDS encoding LysM peptidoglycan-binding domain-containing protein, with the protein product MMRKSIVSLLLAVGFLSAPAVADELKLAKNAPDRYVVVKGDTLWGISGKFLSQPWRWPEIWQLNKTDIKNPHWIYPGDVIVLDTSSGQPRLKLLKSQKVDGRGGNGKLSPRIRETTLTGNAIASIPYASIEPFLSKPLVMSVEDFTAAPRIAAGPDSRLLFGPNDQIYSVDLVDAQPGETWQAFRKGKPLVDPDNPKEVIGIEVTYLGDVRVKREGDVTTMTVVNSKEEISVGDRLIRSPEKQFINYVPHLPAHTIEGKVISTYGGSTEAGSLTTVVLNRGALDGVDMGTVLFSYKAPRLIAKETSAEPTRFTPPIKSGNLFVYRVFPKVAYALVMDSTLPINAGDTAKASAAAE
- the dprA gene encoding DNA-processing protein DprA, giving the protein MLTAELQAWLRLSLVPGLGVRSQLHLLRALGEPELIFSASRSALKDLISPQLIDAVLTAAVPSYAGIVELTQAWLSEPQHHLLTLNDALYPASLLSLPDPPIVLYAKGDLNLLKKPALSIVGSRNATQQGIEHAQQFAAHLSNAGLCIVSGMASGIDAAAHRGGLAGRSSSIAVVGTGLDRIYPASNRELAHQLAAEGLLLSEFALGSPPLPMHFPQRNRIIAALGLGCLVVEAALGSGSLITARQAVDLGREIFAIPGSIHSPQAKGCHALIKSGAKLVESGDDILSELSFGNDLFSVTATPKKQAQQPVAEDEFWQALGWDPVDIETLILRTGLTNVALYEILLGFELEGKLASLPGGRYQRIGGGV
- a CDS encoding DUF494 domain-containing protein, which codes for MLEVLAYLFEQFYNADGLPDMSQLAKKLSLAGFEGEDIHDALTWLSELKQIDVAPYKLLDCSEFGFRSLHPMELERLSEDAAIFMHSLDATRILSAGERELVLDRLWREPDGEVTVERIKLIVLMVIWQKRDALTNLLIEELLFGREGFALH